In Herbaspirillum sp. WKF16, one genomic interval encodes:
- the aceB gene encoding malate synthase A codes for MTQLKLPAGMEITGEIKPGYENVLTFEALSLVAKLSRAFEGRRQELLAARVERVKRLDAGERPDFLKETESVRTGDWKIAPIPEALKCRRVEITGPVERKMVINAFNSGADSYMTDFEDSNSPVWDNQISGQINLSDAIRRTISLESNGKSYKLNDKIATLVVRPRGWHLDEKHVTIDGKRISGGVFDFALFLFHNAKEQLARGAGPYFYLPKMESHLEARLWNDIFVMAQNEIGLPQGTIKATVLIETITAAFEMEEILYELREHSAGLNAGRWDYIFSCIKKFKNDKDFCLADRAKVTMTAPFMRAYALLLLKTCHKRGAPAIGGMSALIPIKNDPEKNAVAMQGIINDKRRDATDGYDGGWVAHPGLVEASMKEFVAVLGDKPNQFEKQRPDVDVKAADLLNFQPETPITEAGLRYNINVGIHYLGAWLAGNGCVPIHNLMEDAATAEISRAQVWQWIRSAKGNLEDGRKVTAEMVRAMIPEELAKVKEVAGNGATYDRAAKIFEEMSTSEQFAEFLTLPLYEEI; via the coding sequence ATGACGCAACTGAAGCTGCCCGCCGGCATGGAAATCACCGGTGAGATCAAACCGGGTTACGAGAACGTCCTGACCTTCGAGGCCCTGTCGCTGGTGGCCAAGCTGTCGCGCGCCTTCGAAGGCCGCCGCCAGGAACTGCTGGCCGCCCGCGTCGAGCGCGTCAAGCGCCTGGACGCCGGCGAGCGTCCCGACTTCCTGAAGGAAACCGAATCGGTGCGCACCGGCGACTGGAAGATCGCCCCGATCCCCGAGGCGCTCAAGTGCCGTCGCGTGGAAATCACCGGCCCGGTCGAGCGCAAGATGGTGATCAACGCCTTCAACTCGGGCGCCGACAGCTACATGACCGACTTCGAGGACTCCAACTCGCCGGTGTGGGACAACCAGATCAGCGGCCAGATCAACCTGTCCGACGCGATCCGCCGCACCATCTCGCTGGAATCGAACGGCAAGAGCTACAAGCTCAACGACAAGATCGCCACCCTGGTGGTGCGTCCGCGCGGCTGGCACCTGGACGAGAAGCACGTGACCATCGATGGCAAGCGCATCTCGGGCGGCGTCTTCGACTTCGCGCTGTTCCTGTTCCACAACGCCAAGGAGCAGCTGGCGCGCGGCGCCGGTCCGTACTTCTACCTGCCGAAGATGGAATCGCACCTGGAGGCGCGCCTGTGGAACGACATCTTCGTGATGGCGCAAAACGAGATCGGCCTGCCGCAGGGCACCATCAAGGCCACCGTGCTGATCGAAACCATCACCGCCGCCTTCGAGATGGAGGAAATCCTGTACGAGCTGCGTGAGCACAGCGCGGGCCTGAACGCCGGCCGCTGGGACTACATCTTCTCCTGCATCAAGAAGTTCAAGAACGACAAGGACTTTTGCCTGGCCGACCGCGCCAAGGTCACCATGACCGCGCCATTCATGCGCGCCTACGCGCTGCTGCTGCTGAAGACCTGCCACAAGCGCGGCGCGCCGGCCATCGGCGGCATGAGCGCGCTGATCCCGATCAAGAACGATCCGGAGAAGAACGCCGTCGCCATGCAAGGCATCATCAACGACAAGCGACGCGACGCCACCGACGGCTACGACGGCGGCTGGGTGGCGCACCCGGGCCTGGTCGAGGCATCGATGAAGGAATTCGTCGCCGTGCTGGGCGACAAGCCCAACCAGTTCGAGAAGCAGCGTCCGGACGTGGACGTGAAGGCGGCCGACCTGCTGAACTTCCAGCCGGAGACCCCGATCACCGAAGCCGGCCTGCGCTACAACATCAACGTCGGCATCCACTACCTGGGCGCCTGGCTGGCCGGCAACGGTTGCGTGCCCATCCATAACCTGATGGAAGACGCCGCCACCGCCGAGATCAGCCGCGCGCAGGTGTGGCAGTGGATCCGCAGCGCCAAGGGCAACCTGGAAGACGGCCGCAAGGTCACCGCGGAGATGGTGCGCGCGATGATCCCGGAAGAGCTGGCCAAGGTGAAGGAAGTGGCCGGCAACGGCGCCACCTACGACCGCGCCGCCAAGATCTTCGAAGAGATGTCGACCTCCGAGCAGTTCGCGGAATTCCTGACGCTGCCGCTGTACGAAGAGATCTGA
- a CDS encoding sensor histidine kinase produces MQPESPARQSRESRPRSLSLHLLGVTAIVLAVAGTVVVGAVAAVLRWGPELVLEHMLEKNARRVIDGLRFDAAGQPHEVQLKRKMLTAYQVLTKDCVYRVLDEGGAVLMTSDGARSAYALPQAGFDPALRRFSLNQDGEKLQVITLGFEHQGRRMYVQVMRSDRLQRFTLDDDSQRVRSIIVAASIAAMLLFSAVVVLTLHRLLKPLRRAATAAAAIDTDNLSTRLSLQDVPRELAPLFNSVNLALDRLEAGYRQQREFLATAAHELKTPLALMRGQVELGRLNESADRDMLLQDIDQMARQVHQLLHLAEASERQNYAMQDIDPYRVLAEAGAQLERLAQRRRVRLVFLAADAHAPARIHADPGALSVLSKNLLENAIHHSPEGGAVTVQADAFGLSVQDEGSGIAPPAMPHLFERFWRGPHRRDEGAGLGLSICAEIAHAHGWTLHAANAQRGALFTVSFTPASRATPLPQDASDAAAATLPAAQPAAS; encoded by the coding sequence ATGCAGCCTGAATCCCCTGCCCGCCAGTCCCGTGAGTCCCGCCCGCGCAGCCTGTCGCTGCACCTGCTGGGCGTGACCGCCATCGTGCTGGCCGTGGCCGGAACGGTGGTGGTAGGCGCAGTCGCCGCGGTGCTGCGCTGGGGACCGGAGCTGGTGTTGGAGCACATGCTGGAGAAGAACGCCAGGCGGGTCATCGACGGCCTGCGCTTCGACGCCGCGGGCCAACCGCATGAAGTGCAACTCAAGCGCAAGATGCTGACCGCCTACCAGGTGCTGACCAAGGACTGCGTCTACCGCGTGCTGGACGAAGGCGGCGCGGTGCTGATGACGTCCGATGGCGCACGGTCGGCCTATGCGCTGCCGCAGGCGGGCTTCGATCCCGCGCTGCGGCGCTTCTCGCTGAACCAGGACGGCGAGAAGCTGCAAGTCATCACCTTGGGCTTCGAGCATCAGGGGCGCCGCATGTACGTGCAGGTCATGCGCAGCGACAGGCTGCAGCGCTTCACGCTGGACGACGACAGCCAGCGCGTGCGCTCGATCATCGTGGCCGCCTCCATCGCCGCCATGCTGCTGTTCTCGGCCGTCGTGGTGCTGACCCTGCACCGCCTGTTGAAGCCCTTGCGCCGCGCCGCCACGGCAGCGGCGGCCATCGACACCGACAACCTCTCCACGCGCCTCTCGCTGCAGGATGTGCCGCGCGAGCTTGCGCCGCTGTTCAACTCGGTCAACCTGGCGCTGGATCGGCTGGAAGCAGGCTACCGGCAGCAACGCGAATTCCTGGCTACCGCCGCGCATGAATTGAAGACGCCGCTGGCGCTCATGCGCGGCCAGGTGGAACTGGGCCGGCTCAACGAATCGGCCGACCGCGACATGCTGCTGCAGGACATCGACCAGATGGCGCGTCAGGTGCACCAGCTGCTGCACCTGGCCGAAGCCAGCGAGCGCCAGAACTACGCGATGCAGGACATCGATCCCTACCGGGTGCTGGCCGAGGCCGGCGCCCAGCTGGAGCGGCTGGCGCAGCGGCGCCGGGTGCGCCTCGTCTTCCTGGCCGCCGACGCCCATGCGCCGGCGCGCATCCACGCCGATCCGGGCGCGCTCTCGGTGCTGTCGAAGAACCTGCTGGAGAACGCCATCCACCACAGCCCCGAAGGCGGCGCGGTGACGGTGCAGGCGGATGCCTTCGGGCTGTCGGTGCAGGACGAAGGATCGGGCATCGCGCCGCCGGCCATGCCGCACCTGTTTGAACGCTTCTGGCGCGGCCCGCACCGACGCGACGAAGGCGCCGGCCTGGGCCTGTCGATCTGCGCCGAAATCGCTCACGCGCACGGCTGGACGCTGCACGCCGCCAACGCGCAGCGCGGCGCGCTGTTTACGGTGAGCTTCACACCCGCTTCCCGCGCCACGCCCTTGCCGCAGGATGCGTCGGATGCCGCGGCGGCGACCCTGCCGGCGGCGCAGCCCGCAGCCTCCTGA
- a CDS encoding methyl-accepting chemotaxis protein, protein MNFLGNMKIGKRLTLGFALILTFSIVIAGIGLWRLENVSTATREMMDEPLKTERLMADWYSNLAAGIRRTIAIAKSNDPALGPYFAAEAAESSKSSGEYQKKVEALLTSPEEKALFQKISDQRKIYLSSRDDINKAKAAGNVEEAARILDKVFVPASDAYQRAMRDLVELQRQEIDATAKEIDAIAAKSRTLIMVLEGLILLLGIACARYLTLGITRPLDTAVDISRRVAEGDLSSDVQVKSKDETGQLLQSLKDMNTSLRGIVSNVRNGTDTISTASAEIAAGNLDLSSRTEEQASSLEETASAMEELISTVRQNADNARQASQLAVSASEVAEQGGGVVSQVVDTMGAINESSRKIVDIISVIDGIAFQTNILALNAAVEAARAGEQGRGFAVVASEVRSLAQRSASAAKEIKSLIDDSVSKVGTGSKLVEQAGATMTEVVASVRRVTDIVAEISAASAEQTSGIEQVNHAITQMDQVTQQNAALVEEAAAAAASMQNQADTLTRLVSVFTLHPGEQPARREIDITPAAAANQLTAG, encoded by the coding sequence ATGAACTTCCTCGGCAACATGAAAATCGGCAAACGCCTGACCCTGGGCTTTGCCCTGATCCTCACTTTCTCCATCGTCATCGCCGGCATCGGCCTGTGGCGGCTGGAGAACGTCTCGACGGCCACGCGCGAGATGATGGACGAACCGCTCAAGACCGAGCGCCTGATGGCCGACTGGTATTCCAACCTGGCCGCCGGCATCCGCCGCACCATCGCCATCGCCAAGAGCAACGATCCGGCGCTGGGGCCTTACTTCGCGGCCGAAGCGGCGGAGTCGTCCAAGAGCTCGGGCGAGTACCAGAAGAAGGTGGAGGCGCTGCTGACCTCGCCTGAAGAGAAGGCACTGTTCCAGAAGATCAGCGACCAGCGCAAGATCTACCTGTCCTCGCGCGACGATATCAACAAGGCCAAGGCCGCCGGCAACGTGGAAGAGGCCGCGCGCATCCTGGACAAGGTCTTCGTGCCGGCTTCCGATGCCTACCAGCGCGCCATGCGCGACCTGGTCGAGCTGCAGCGCCAGGAGATCGACGCCACCGCCAAGGAGATCGACGCCATCGCCGCCAAGAGCCGCACGCTGATCATGGTGCTTGAAGGCCTGATCCTGCTGCTGGGCATCGCCTGCGCGCGCTACCTGACGCTGGGCATCACCCGTCCGCTCGATACCGCGGTGGACATCTCGCGCCGCGTGGCCGAGGGCGATCTCTCCAGCGACGTGCAGGTCAAGTCCAAGGATGAAACCGGCCAGCTGCTGCAATCGCTCAAGGACATGAACACCAGCCTGCGCGGCATCGTCAGCAACGTGCGCAACGGCACCGACACCATCAGCACCGCCTCGGCCGAGATCGCCGCCGGCAACCTGGACCTGTCGTCCCGCACGGAAGAGCAGGCCAGCTCGCTGGAAGAAACCGCCTCGGCCATGGAGGAGCTGATCTCCACCGTGCGCCAGAACGCCGACAACGCGCGCCAGGCCAGCCAGTTGGCCGTGTCGGCATCGGAAGTGGCGGAGCAGGGCGGCGGCGTGGTGAGCCAGGTGGTCGACACCATGGGCGCCATCAATGAATCCTCGCGCAAGATCGTCGACATCATCAGCGTGATCGACGGCATCGCCTTCCAGACCAACATCCTGGCGCTGAACGCGGCGGTGGAAGCCGCGCGCGCCGGCGAGCAGGGCCGCGGTTTCGCCGTGGTCGCCTCCGAGGTGCGTTCGCTGGCGCAACGTTCGGCCTCGGCCGCCAAGGAAATCAAGTCGCTGATCGACGACTCGGTGTCCAAGGTCGGCACCGGCAGCAAGCTGGTGGAGCAGGCCGGCGCGACGATGACCGAAGTGGTCGCCAGCGTGCGCCGCGTGACCGATATCGTGGCCGAGATCAGCGCCGCCAGCGCCGAGCAGACCAGCGGCATCGAGCAGGTCAACCACGCGATCACGCAGATGGATCAGGTGACGCAGCAGAATGCCGCCCTGGTGGAAGAGGCGGCGGCCGCGGCCGCGTCGATGCAAAACCAGGCCGATACGCTCACGCGCCTGGTCAGCGTGTTCACGCTGCATCCCGGCGAGCAGCCGGCGCGGCGCGAGATCGACATCACGCCGGCAGCGGCTGCCAATCAGTTGACGGCGGGCTGA
- a CDS encoding LysR family transcriptional regulator, which yields MDQFKQISTFAEVAARGSLSAAARAEGIAPAMIGRRLDALEERLGVKLLQRTTRKIMLTNEGAAFLEDCQRILADLEDAESAVSERSARASGDLLISAPAGFGRQHVAPLVPSFLAEHRDVTLTLNLNDRIADVIGEGIDVAIRIATLTDSNLVSVKLADNHRVIVGAPSYLRRHGTPQAPDELARHNCLTMSSEGSQRGWTLKQSGKVGIFKVGGNMVCNDGEVLHNWALAGRGLAWRSMWEVGAAIEAGELVTVLDKFAAPAPSVYAVFAQRRHLPLRIRAFVDFLRHAYAQPDYWRKRA from the coding sequence ATGGACCAGTTCAAGCAGATATCGACCTTCGCCGAAGTCGCCGCGCGCGGCAGCCTGTCGGCCGCGGCCCGCGCCGAGGGCATCGCCCCCGCCATGATCGGCCGCCGGCTCGACGCGCTGGAAGAACGGCTGGGCGTCAAGCTGCTCCAGCGCACCACGCGCAAGATCATGCTCACCAACGAAGGCGCGGCCTTCCTGGAAGATTGCCAGCGCATCCTGGCCGACCTGGAGGATGCCGAGTCGGCCGTCTCCGAACGCAGCGCCCGCGCCAGCGGCGACCTGCTGATCTCTGCCCCGGCCGGCTTCGGCCGCCAGCACGTGGCGCCGCTGGTGCCCTCCTTTCTGGCCGAGCATCGCGACGTCACGCTGACGCTGAACCTGAACGACCGCATCGCCGACGTGATCGGCGAAGGCATCGACGTGGCCATCCGCATCGCCACGCTGACCGACTCCAACCTGGTCAGCGTCAAGCTGGCCGACAACCACCGCGTGATCGTGGGCGCGCCCTCCTACCTGCGGCGCCACGGCACGCCGCAGGCGCCCGACGAGCTGGCGCGCCATAATTGCCTGACCATGAGCAGCGAAGGCAGCCAGCGCGGCTGGACTCTCAAGCAGTCCGGCAAGGTGGGGATCTTCAAGGTCGGCGGCAACATGGTCTGCAACGATGGCGAGGTGCTGCACAACTGGGCGCTGGCCGGCCGCGGCCTGGCCTGGCGCTCGATGTGGGAAGTCGGCGCGGCGATCGAGGCCGGCGAGCTGGTGACCGTGCTGGACAAGTTCGCCGCCCCCGCGCCTTCGGTCTACGCCGTGTTCGCCCAGCGCCGCCACCTGCCGCTGCGCATCCGCGCCTTCGTCGATTTCCTGCGGCACGCCTACGCGCAGCCGGACTACTGGCGCAAGCGCGCCTGA
- a CDS encoding response regulator transcription factor encodes MNRIALLEDHERMADLVSRALAAAGIETDVYSSISQAAIGLEQIRYPALVLDRNLPDGDGLDLVRKLRARRIDTPCLMLTARDALHDRISGLEAGADDYLPKPFSMEELVARVRALMRRAPQQQSLAPEHGDVRIDPVESRMACGEESISLSPAELQLMLVLVRAAGAMVRRTALEAAAWGIGEPVTPNALDVALHRLRRKLTGIDSRLLITNQRGLGYALKENHAA; translated from the coding sequence ATGAACCGCATCGCCCTGCTGGAAGACCACGAACGCATGGCCGACCTGGTCAGCCGGGCGCTGGCGGCGGCCGGGATCGAGACCGATGTCTACAGCTCGATCTCGCAGGCCGCCATCGGACTGGAGCAGATCCGCTATCCGGCGCTGGTGCTGGACCGCAACCTGCCCGACGGCGACGGCCTGGACCTGGTGCGCAAGCTGCGCGCGCGCCGCATCGACACGCCGTGCCTGATGCTGACCGCGCGCGACGCCCTGCACGACCGCATCAGCGGCCTGGAGGCCGGCGCCGACGACTACCTGCCCAAGCCGTTCTCGATGGAGGAACTGGTGGCGCGGGTGCGCGCGCTGATGCGGCGCGCGCCGCAGCAGCAAAGCCTGGCGCCGGAACATGGCGACGTGCGCATCGACCCGGTGGAAAGCCGCATGGCCTGCGGCGAGGAATCGATCTCGCTCTCGCCGGCCGAACTGCAGCTGATGCTGGTGCTGGTGCGCGCCGCCGGCGCCATGGTCAGGCGCACCGCGCTGGAGGCCGCGGCCTGGGGCATCGGCGAACCGGTCACGCCCAATGCGCTGGACGTGGCGCTGCACCGGCTGCGGCGCAAGCTCACCGGCATCGACTCGCGCCTGCTGATCACCAACCAGCGCGGCCTCGGCTATGCCCTGAAAGAAAACCATGCAGCCTGA
- a CDS encoding hydroxymethylglutaryl-CoA reductase, degradative, whose product MSNAPDSRLPGFRSFTPEQRLAEVARLAGLTPEEHALLGQPGALPLATANGMIENVVGTFQLPMGVAGYFQLNGRDVLVPMAVEEPSVVAAASFMAKLIRECGGFQTSSSAPLMRAQIQLIGITDPHGARLAILKERQAILDIANSRDQLLNKLGGGCRDIEVHVFPNTRRGAMVVTHLIVDVRDAMGANTVNTMAEAVAPHIEKVTGGKVRLRILSNLADLRLARARVKVSAKVLGTEQYSGEEVINGIVDAYEFAAVDPYRAATHNKGIMNGIDPVIVATGNDWRAVEAGAHAYASRSGHYTSLTHWEIAADGDLVGTLEVPMPVGLVGGATKTHPAARAALKILRVQSAQELAEVAVAVGLAQNMAALRALATEGIQRGHMALHARNIALAAGARPEEMDWLVQQMVASHDVRVDYASQLLAQKRAQ is encoded by the coding sequence ATGAGCAACGCCCCCGACTCCCGCCTGCCCGGCTTCCGCTCCTTCACCCCGGAACAACGCCTGGCCGAGGTCGCCCGCCTGGCCGGCCTGACGCCCGAGGAGCACGCCCTGCTCGGCCAGCCCGGCGCGCTGCCGCTGGCCACCGCCAACGGCATGATCGAGAACGTGGTGGGCACCTTCCAGCTGCCCATGGGCGTGGCCGGTTACTTCCAGTTGAACGGACGCGACGTGCTGGTGCCGATGGCGGTGGAAGAACCCTCGGTGGTGGCGGCCGCCTCCTTCATGGCCAAGCTGATCCGCGAGTGCGGCGGCTTCCAGACCTCCAGCAGCGCGCCGTTGATGCGCGCGCAGATCCAGCTGATCGGCATCACCGATCCGCACGGCGCGCGCCTGGCGATCCTCAAGGAGCGGCAAGCCATCCTCGACATCGCCAACAGCCGCGACCAGTTGCTCAACAAGCTGGGCGGCGGCTGCCGCGACATCGAGGTGCATGTCTTCCCGAACACCCGCCGCGGCGCCATGGTGGTGACCCACCTGATCGTCGACGTGCGCGACGCCATGGGCGCCAACACCGTCAACACCATGGCCGAGGCGGTGGCGCCGCATATCGAGAAGGTCACCGGCGGCAAGGTGCGCCTGCGCATCCTCTCCAACCTGGCCGACCTGCGCCTGGCGCGGGCGCGCGTGAAGGTCTCGGCCAAGGTGCTGGGCACCGAACAGTACAGCGGCGAGGAAGTGATCAACGGCATCGTCGACGCCTACGAGTTCGCGGCGGTCGATCCCTACCGCGCGGCCACCCACAACAAGGGCATCATGAACGGCATCGATCCGGTCATCGTCGCCACCGGCAACGACTGGCGCGCGGTGGAGGCCGGCGCCCACGCCTACGCTTCCCGCAGCGGCCACTACACCTCGCTGACGCACTGGGAAATCGCCGCCGACGGCGACCTGGTCGGGACGCTGGAAGTGCCGATGCCGGTCGGCCTGGTCGGCGGCGCCACCAAGACCCACCCGGCGGCGCGCGCGGCGCTGAAGATCTTGCGCGTGCAGAGCGCCCAGGAACTGGCGGAGGTGGCCGTGGCGGTAGGCCTGGCGCAGAACATGGCGGCGCTGCGCGCGCTGGCCACCGAAGGCATACAGCGCGGCCACATGGCCCTGCACGCGCGCAACATCGCGCTGGCTGCGGGCGCCAGGCCGGAGGAAATGGATTGGCTGGTGCAGCAGATGGTGGCCAGCCACGACGTGCGGGTGGACTACGCCAGCCAGTTGCTGGCGCAAAAACGCGCGCAATGA
- a CDS encoding MipA/OmpV family protein, which translates to MRNMLSPRFPRLFSLASLTGAAIMLAATAAHAQQAVAEPGAAEANAQASRWALGAGVGIERSPYAGYGNKTRALPLLMYNGRYFSFAGTTADLKLGAAGPVGFTLRARYADDGYEGSDAPILNGMDKRKGGFWIGASALWRNPYADLSLEWLTDASGNSHGQTVKLQAEHRFTAGRFTLSPYLGVNWMSSDYVDYYFGVRQNEATARRAAYQGSSTANLIGGLRTDYSLTSSQSMFLDLRVTRYGSGITDSPLVDRSNSPSARLGYLYRF; encoded by the coding sequence ATGCGCAACATGCTTTCCCCTCGCTTCCCCCGCCTTTTCAGCCTTGCGTCCCTGACCGGCGCCGCCATCATGCTGGCGGCCACCGCGGCGCACGCCCAGCAAGCCGTCGCCGAGCCGGGCGCCGCCGAAGCGAATGCGCAGGCAAGCCGCTGGGCGCTCGGCGCCGGCGTGGGCATCGAGCGCAGCCCCTACGCCGGCTACGGCAACAAGACCCGGGCGCTGCCGCTGCTTATGTACAATGGCCGCTACTTCAGCTTTGCCGGCACCACCGCCGACCTCAAGCTGGGCGCGGCCGGACCGGTCGGCTTCACGCTGCGGGCGCGCTATGCCGACGACGGCTACGAAGGCAGCGATGCCCCTATCCTCAACGGCATGGACAAGCGCAAGGGAGGCTTCTGGATCGGCGCCAGCGCGCTGTGGCGCAATCCCTATGCCGACCTGTCGCTGGAATGGCTGACCGACGCCTCCGGCAACAGCCATGGCCAGACCGTCAAGCTGCAGGCCGAACACCGCTTCACGGCCGGCCGCTTCACGCTGTCGCCTTACCTGGGAGTGAACTGGATGAGCAGCGATTACGTGGATTACTACTTCGGCGTACGCCAGAACGAGGCCACCGCGCGCCGCGCCGCCTACCAGGGCAGCTCGACCGCCAACCTGATCGGCGGCCTGCGTACCGACTACAGCCTGACGTCGTCGCAGTCGATGTTCCTCGACCTGCGCGTGACCCGCTACGGTTCCGGCATCACCGACAGCCCGCTGGTGGATCGCAGCAATTCGCCCTCGGCGCGCCTGGGCTATCTCTATCGCTTCTGA
- a CDS encoding aminotransferase-like domain-containing protein, which yields MAEARGIRTLTGKLVQLIRRQIEDGVYPPGSRLPSIRDMAAQHDCAKNTIVNVFDELTALGVVEPRRGSGFFVCAAPPQLKEDDEGSLSRAMDVVWLMREQLKSDPGHLRLGDGFPPLEWLNDVRLDKFHQKVVRTGIGALFGYGSRFGYLPLRQHLAHKLAQHGIEAATGQIVLTHGANQALDIVIRNFVRPGERVLVDEPGYYMLYGKLKLSGARIVGIPRLADGPDVEALERELKAPGKPPLFFTQSLAHNPTASDTSPHKAHKILQLAERYHAIIVENDAFADFKPATAARISTLDQLRRTIYIGSFSKSVSAALRVGFIACHRDLASDLADIKMLVHVSSSEYCERTLDVILSDGHFSRHTARLRDRLTHATEHARHLLEQLGAELFCTPQQSMYLWARFPQFGDAKALAQGLMARNIVLAPGSIFRLDTEETVAWSRFNVGLLGDGRFRRAMAELLDAIPRNPTA from the coding sequence ATGGCAGAAGCGCGCGGCATCCGTACGCTCACCGGCAAGCTGGTGCAGCTGATCCGCCGGCAGATCGAGGACGGCGTCTACCCGCCCGGCAGCCGGCTGCCGTCGATCCGCGACATGGCCGCGCAGCACGACTGCGCCAAGAACACCATCGTCAACGTGTTCGACGAGCTCACCGCGCTGGGCGTGGTCGAGCCGCGCCGCGGTTCGGGCTTCTTCGTGTGCGCGGCGCCGCCGCAGTTGAAGGAGGATGACGAGGGCAGCCTGAGCCGCGCCATGGACGTGGTGTGGCTCATGCGCGAGCAGCTCAAGAGCGACCCCGGCCACCTGCGCCTGGGCGACGGCTTCCCGCCGCTGGAGTGGCTCAACGACGTGCGTCTCGACAAGTTCCACCAGAAGGTGGTGCGCACCGGCATCGGCGCGCTGTTCGGCTACGGCAGCCGCTTCGGCTACCTGCCGCTGCGCCAGCACCTGGCGCACAAGCTGGCGCAGCACGGCATCGAGGCCGCCACCGGGCAGATCGTGCTGACCCATGGCGCCAACCAGGCGCTGGACATCGTGATCCGCAACTTCGTGCGTCCCGGCGAGCGCGTGCTGGTGGACGAACCCGGCTACTACATGCTGTACGGCAAACTGAAGCTGTCGGGCGCGCGCATCGTCGGCATCCCGCGCCTGGCAGACGGGCCCGACGTGGAGGCGCTGGAGCGTGAGCTCAAGGCGCCGGGCAAGCCGCCGCTGTTCTTCACGCAGTCGCTGGCGCACAACCCGACCGCCTCCGACACCTCGCCGCACAAGGCGCACAAGATCCTGCAACTGGCCGAGCGCTACCACGCCATCATCGTCGAGAACGACGCCTTCGCCGACTTCAAGCCGGCCACCGCCGCACGCATTTCCACGCTGGACCAGTTGCGCCGCACGATCTACATCGGCAGTTTTTCCAAGTCGGTGTCGGCGGCGCTGCGCGTGGGCTTCATCGCCTGCCACCGCGACCTCGCCAGCGACCTGGCCGACATCAAGATGCTGGTGCACGTCTCCAGCTCCGAATACTGCGAACGCACGCTGGACGTGATCCTGTCCGACGGTCATTTCAGCCGCCACACTGCGCGCCTGCGCGACCGCCTCACGCACGCCACCGAGCACGCGCGCCACCTGCTGGAGCAGCTCGGCGCGGAGCTCTTTTGCACGCCGCAGCAGTCGATGTACCTGTGGGCGCGCTTCCCGCAGTTCGGCGACGCCAAGGCGCTGGCGCAAGGGCTCATGGCGCGCAACATCGTGCTGGCCCCGGGCAGCATCTTCCGTCTCGACACCGAGGAAACCGTAGCCTGGTCGCGCTTCAATGTGGGCTTGCTGGGCGATGGGCGCTTTCGTCGCGCGATGGCCGAATTGCTGGACGCAATTCCACGCAATCCCACCGCCTGA